Proteins encoded in a region of the Paenibacillus sp. W2I17 genome:
- a CDS encoding VWA domain-containing protein: protein MLRTRKIRWLSGTMVLLAILTLLLPQALLPQAAAAQAQTSGIDAVLVADVSNSMNTSDRDKISNEAMKMFVDMLPVQGDKVGIVAYTDQVEREKAMLEIQSDADKSSLKDFIDQLGRGPYTDVSVGVAEAVNILNHGADPSHSPMIVLLADGNNDFNKTKGRTQAQSDADLAKAVKEAQDQGIPVYTIGLNADGKLNKNALADLAQQTGGKSFITDTPDDLPQILSEIFADHAKLNVVKLPSVTGNGSYQEVNVNVPNDSVLEANISIMSSKPVEVQLTDPSGQAVDLNSDAAKLSTSKSYSLVKLLKPQEGDWKLRVKGAPKDNIDINLLFNYDLQLVVDQIKTKSYTKGDKVDLAAKLENGGQPLQDNDLYTDMKATLVVKDVDTGKSEEQPLENTGSGFAGTFEVPDNHNYELVIRAEEDSFYRESEPITINASGAAGSGSQPTTSGGEQDKPFPWLPVILGVIALIVVGVGAWFLMGWLKRKNRGFVGQMVVEIRDENTGDKSYPQYKKLVSFRGRFHLHQLLQLDPELKETEKYVFTPSNGDRIIIRNTAGGTLEKSGRAVDASSGVELKNGDRLSIPLQQADKTILIEYLV, encoded by the coding sequence ATGCTGCGGACACGCAAAATACGCTGGCTCAGTGGAACGATGGTTCTGCTGGCAATTCTAACGCTACTGCTACCTCAAGCGTTGCTGCCACAAGCTGCAGCGGCTCAGGCACAGACGAGCGGAATCGATGCGGTACTTGTAGCCGATGTAAGTAACTCGATGAATACAAGTGACCGTGACAAGATTAGTAATGAAGCCATGAAAATGTTTGTTGATATGCTGCCGGTCCAGGGGGACAAGGTAGGAATTGTTGCATATACCGATCAGGTGGAGCGGGAAAAGGCTATGCTGGAGATTCAGTCCGATGCGGACAAGAGTAGCCTGAAGGATTTTATTGATCAACTCGGCCGAGGCCCATATACCGATGTCTCAGTTGGTGTCGCTGAAGCCGTAAACATACTGAATCATGGTGCAGACCCATCCCACTCGCCGATGATCGTGCTGCTGGCGGATGGTAACAATGACTTTAACAAAACCAAAGGCCGTACACAGGCACAATCCGACGCTGATCTGGCGAAAGCCGTGAAGGAAGCACAGGATCAAGGTATTCCGGTGTATACGATTGGACTGAACGCGGATGGCAAGCTGAACAAGAATGCACTCGCAGACCTGGCTCAGCAGACCGGAGGCAAGTCATTCATTACCGATACGCCGGATGATCTGCCACAGATTCTGAGTGAGATCTTCGCCGATCATGCCAAACTGAATGTGGTGAAACTGCCCTCTGTAACGGGAAACGGCAGTTATCAGGAAGTTAACGTGAATGTACCGAACGATAGTGTATTGGAAGCAAATATTTCGATCATGTCCTCGAAGCCGGTGGAAGTGCAATTGACGGATCCATCCGGACAAGCCGTGGATCTGAACTCGGATGCAGCCAAGCTCTCGACGTCGAAGAGTTATTCACTCGTGAAGCTGTTGAAACCCCAAGAAGGAGACTGGAAACTTCGGGTAAAAGGGGCTCCGAAAGACAACATCGATATCAACCTGTTGTTCAACTACGATCTTCAGCTTGTTGTGGACCAAATTAAGACCAAGTCCTATACCAAAGGGGACAAGGTTGATCTTGCAGCCAAACTGGAGAATGGCGGTCAGCCGCTTCAGGATAATGATCTGTATACAGATATGAAGGCCACGCTGGTTGTGAAAGATGTAGATACAGGTAAAAGCGAGGAACAACCGCTGGAAAACACAGGTTCTGGTTTTGCCGGAACATTTGAAGTACCAGACAATCATAACTATGAATTGGTCATCCGTGCGGAAGAAGACAGCTTCTACCGTGAAAGTGAGCCAATTACGATCAACGCGAGCGGAGCAGCTGGAAGTGGATCTCAACCAACTACGTCAGGCGGTGAACAGGATAAGCCATTTCCTTGGTTACCTGTCATTCTGGGTGTTATAGCTCTGATTGTGGTTGGTGTTGGTGCATGGTTCCTGATGGGCTGGCTGAAACGCAAAAACCGGGGATTTGTCGGCCAGATGGTTGTGGAGATTCGTGATGAGAACACGGGAGACAAGTCATATCCGCAATATAAAAAGCTGGTATCCTTCCGCGGCAGATTCCATCTGCATCAGTTGTTGCAACTGGACCCTGAGCTGAAGGAAACCGAAAAATATGTATTTACGCCCAGCAATGGGGATCGAATTATAATCCGTAACACCGCAGGCGGTACGCTGGAGAAATCCGGTCGTGCAGTTGATGCAAGCTCAGGTGTTGAACTGAAGAACGGTGACCGACTGAGCATCCCGCTGCAACAGGCGGACAAAACCATTTTAATTGAGTATCTGGTGTAA